In Saccharothrix syringae, the following are encoded in one genomic region:
- a CDS encoding RICIN domain-containing protein — protein MDWTRRVFVRFAMVFVLAGVALSPGVGTASADSVQTFRNRATGLCLDDSNEVGLRTFPCNGLDYQRWNVHRWNDGTFQLRNVHTGSCLGVYKHPNGTWVPEAGTCRATPAYSWYSRRVSGGIRLWSEVVDTRCLWGDGHAVDGGRAVDLNSCIGGYEPAETVWF, from the coding sequence ATGGACTGGACGAGGCGTGTTTTCGTGCGCTTTGCGATGGTTTTCGTTCTCGCGGGGGTCGCCCTTTCGCCGGGGGTGGGGACGGCGTCGGCCGACAGCGTTCAGACCTTCCGGAACCGGGCGACGGGCCTGTGCCTCGACGACAGCAACGAGGTCGGGCTCCGGACGTTCCCCTGCAACGGGTTGGACTACCAGAGGTGGAACGTCCACCGCTGGAACGACGGCACCTTCCAGCTCCGGAACGTCCACACGGGCAGCTGCCTGGGCGTCTACAAGCACCCGAACGGGACGTGGGTGCCCGAGGCCGGTACCTGCAGGGCGACGCCGGCGTACAGCTGGTACTCCCGTCGGGTTTCCGGTGGGATCAGGCTCTGGAGCGAGGTCGTCGACACCCGGTGCCTGTGGGGTGACGGGCATGCCGTCGACGGGGGCCGGGCGGTGGACTTGAACTCGTGCATCGGCGGGTACGAGCCCGCGGAGACGGTCTGGTTCTGA
- a CDS encoding AAA family ATPase, protein MDLSPGELLDPSHEVVPFHGRSAELRALTRWLAGGGSSVLLLRGPAGVGKTRLARRFARDAPVRVVDDADLLPWRDLHDLLREPPTRVLLLARAGGWWWSAVRQRAADLGHRGVELALEPDPHGHAASFAIACARFADVLGLPHPVTRPPAAATYHDLHLAALAAVHGVRSQDPVDLVRWLVSVDPGATTRGRLAEDVLAVTLLDERIEPEATPAALETLVRAADRWAHLPRRVERLFTGRPELAATATGATLRAVAVLPAVARKVARHVFDDARFHGDPLPALLTRTLLRHGTASRAELAELHGMLGARAALAALREEALEAARGEVALYRELAAVDPVEHRSALADALGDLGLRLVAVDRGEEAVAAAEEAVELCRVAAREDADYAPQLAGALDRLSQRYAATGRRDEALAAVGEAAELFRELAGRQHALFGLDLAKVTHHRAARLVDAGHLPEAAHTARLALARWRSVAAADPRFEAEFARTLVSIASLLSSFGLAGEAVAAVEEAVAVLRRLARANPRDFEPELAGALGELAGLLHARGRPLEAARAAEEAVLLRRHLARAGGPDAVVRLAAVLGAQVEVLAANGARVPELLGVAEEAVELLRPLATRHPAALAAARARVAGLLLRAGREYEAREVVDEVLAAVGDLPRHVVLGHGAGLAAALRALADELPATDEQAAFLVERAAVTWRDLLGRHRAAAAALPACVHRVAVLRHTRGHPDAADLARWAVLLWQLTRTPGELAADPRYAEALLFRVRVCVERDTDLDRALLLAHRAAEVLRAAGAPAEAVLRAVGAVDDVVRAHADPEAARARLRGMPATPW, encoded by the coding sequence GTGGACCTGTCGCCCGGCGAGCTGCTGGACCCGAGTCACGAGGTGGTGCCGTTCCACGGGCGCAGCGCGGAGCTGCGGGCGCTCACCCGGTGGCTGGCCGGCGGCGGCTCGTCGGTCCTGCTGCTGCGCGGTCCCGCCGGCGTCGGCAAGACCAGGCTGGCACGCCGCTTCGCGCGGGACGCGCCGGTCCGCGTGGTGGACGACGCCGACCTGCTGCCCTGGCGCGACCTGCACGACCTGCTGCGCGAACCGCCCACCCGGGTCCTCCTGCTCGCCCGCGCGGGCGGCTGGTGGTGGTCGGCGGTGCGCCAGCGGGCGGCCGACCTGGGGCACCGCGGGGTCGAGCTGGCGCTGGAGCCGGACCCGCACGGGCACGCCGCGTCCTTCGCCATCGCCTGCGCCCGCTTCGCCGACGTCCTGGGGCTGCCGCACCCGGTGACGCGCCCGCCCGCCGCCGCGACCTACCACGACCTGCACCTGGCCGCCCTCGCCGCGGTGCACGGGGTGCGCTCGCAGGACCCGGTCGACCTGGTGCGGTGGCTGGTCAGCGTCGACCCCGGGGCGACGACCCGCGGCCGGTTGGCCGAGGACGTGCTCGCGGTCACGCTGCTCGACGAGCGGATCGAGCCCGAGGCCACCCCCGCGGCGCTGGAGACGCTGGTGCGCGCCGCCGACCGGTGGGCCCACCTGCCGCGGCGGGTGGAGCGGTTGTTCACCGGGCGGCCGGAGCTGGCGGCGACCGCGACCGGCGCCACGCTGCGGGCCGTGGCCGTGCTCCCCGCGGTGGCGCGGAAGGTCGCGCGGCACGTGTTCGACGACGCCCGGTTCCACGGCGACCCGCTGCCCGCGCTGCTCACCCGCACCCTGCTGCGCCACGGCACGGCGAGCCGGGCCGAGCTGGCGGAGCTGCACGGCATGCTGGGCGCTCGCGCCGCGCTGGCCGCGTTGCGCGAGGAGGCCCTGGAGGCGGCCCGGGGCGAGGTCGCGCTCTACCGGGAGCTGGCCGCGGTCGACCCGGTCGAGCACCGGTCGGCGCTGGCCGACGCGCTGGGCGACCTCGGGTTGCGGCTCGTCGCGGTCGACCGGGGCGAGGAGGCGGTGGCGGCGGCGGAGGAGGCCGTGGAGCTGTGCCGGGTGGCGGCGCGCGAGGACGCCGACTACGCGCCCCAGCTCGCGGGTGCCCTGGACCGGCTCAGCCAGCGCTACGCGGCGACCGGTCGGCGTGACGAGGCGCTGGCCGCGGTCGGCGAGGCGGCCGAGTTGTTCCGGGAGCTGGCGGGTCGGCAGCACGCGCTGTTCGGGCTGGACCTGGCCAAGGTCACCCACCACCGGGCGGCCCGGCTGGTCGACGCGGGTCACCTCCCCGAGGCCGCGCACACCGCGCGGCTGGCCCTGGCGCGCTGGCGGTCGGTGGCCGCCGCCGACCCGCGCTTCGAGGCCGAGTTCGCCCGCACGCTGGTCTCGATCGCCTCGCTGCTGTCCTCGTTCGGCCTGGCCGGCGAGGCGGTGGCCGCGGTGGAGGAGGCGGTCGCGGTGCTGCGCAGGCTCGCCCGGGCCAACCCGCGCGACTTCGAGCCGGAGCTGGCCGGCGCGCTGGGCGAGCTGGCCGGGCTGCTGCACGCGCGGGGCCGCCCGCTGGAGGCGGCCCGGGCCGCGGAGGAAGCGGTGCTGCTGCGCCGCCACCTGGCCCGCGCGGGCGGACCGGACGCGGTGGTGCGGCTGGCCGCGGTGCTCGGCGCGCAGGTCGAGGTGCTGGCGGCCAACGGGGCGCGCGTCCCGGAGCTGCTGGGGGTGGCCGAGGAGGCGGTGGAGCTGCTGCGCCCCCTGGCGACCCGCCACCCGGCGGCGCTGGCGGCGGCCCGGGCGCGGGTGGCGGGGCTGCTGCTGCGGGCCGGGCGCGAGTACGAGGCGCGGGAGGTGGTGGACGAGGTGCTGGCCGCGGTCGGCGACCTGCCGCGCCACGTGGTGCTCGGGCACGGCGCCGGGCTGGCCGCCGCGCTGCGCGCGCTGGCCGACGAGCTGCCCGCGACCGACGAGCAGGCCGCGTTCCTGGTCGAGCGGGCCGCGGTGACCTGGCGCGACCTGCTGGGCCGCCACCGCGCCGCGGCCGCCGCGCTGCCCGCGTGCGTGCACCGGGTGGCCGTGCTGCGGCACACCAGGGGGCACCCGGACGCGGCCGACCTCGCCCGGTGGGCCGTGCTGCTGTGGCAGCTGACCAGGACGCCGGGGGAGCTGGCCGCGGACCCGCGCTACGCCGAGGCGCTGCTGTTCCGCGTGCGGGTGTGCGTGGAGCGCGACACCGACCTGGACCGGGCGCTGCTGCTGGCGCACCGCGCCGCGGAGGTGCTGCGCGCGGCGGGCGCGCCGGCGGAGGCGGTGCTGCGGGCCGTCGGGGCGGTCGACGACGTGGTCCGGGCGCACGCCGACCCGGAGGCGGCGCGCGCCCGGCTGCGCGGGATGCCGGCTACCCCGTGGTGA
- a CDS encoding proline dehydrogenase family protein → MLRSALLAASRSDAVRELVERTPLTRPVVRRFISGDDVDAAVATTGELVADGRYVTLDHLGEDTRDADQAAATVEAYLDLLRRLELAGHTGRAEVSVKLSAVGQFLPEDGEKIALDNARRICAAAGAVGTTVTLDMEDHTTTDSTLGILRELRVDFPWVGAVLQAYLKRTEQDCRDLAGPGSRVRLCKGAYKEPASVAFQDKTEVDLSYVRCLKVLMAGRGYPMVASHDPRLIAIARELASGRSKDSYEFQMLYGIRPDEQRRLAAEGHRMRVYVPYGDQWYGYFMRRLAERPANVAFFLRSLVTTG, encoded by the coding sequence ATGCTCCGCTCAGCCCTGCTCGCCGCCTCGCGCTCCGACGCCGTCCGCGAGCTCGTCGAACGCACCCCGCTGACCCGCCCGGTGGTCCGGCGCTTCATCTCCGGCGACGACGTCGACGCCGCCGTCGCCACCACCGGCGAGCTGGTCGCCGACGGCCGGTACGTCACCCTGGACCACCTCGGCGAGGACACCCGGGACGCCGACCAGGCCGCCGCCACCGTCGAGGCGTACCTGGACCTGCTGCGCCGGCTGGAGCTGGCCGGGCACACCGGGCGGGCCGAGGTGTCGGTGAAGCTGTCCGCGGTGGGCCAGTTCCTGCCCGAGGACGGCGAGAAGATCGCCCTGGACAACGCCCGCCGCATCTGCGCGGCGGCGGGCGCGGTCGGCACCACGGTCACCCTGGACATGGAGGACCACACCACCACCGACTCCACCCTGGGCATCCTGCGCGAGCTGCGGGTGGACTTCCCGTGGGTGGGCGCGGTGCTCCAGGCGTACCTCAAGCGCACCGAGCAGGACTGCCGGGACCTGGCCGGCCCCGGGTCGCGGGTGCGGCTGTGCAAGGGCGCCTACAAGGAACCGGCCTCCGTGGCGTTCCAGGACAAGACCGAGGTCGACCTGTCCTACGTGCGCTGCCTGAAGGTCCTGATGGCGGGCCGGGGCTACCCCATGGTCGCCTCGCACGACCCGCGGCTGATCGCCATCGCCCGCGAGCTGGCCTCCGGGCGGTCCAAGGACAGCTACGAGTTCCAGATGCTCTACGGCATCCGGCCCGACGAGCAGCGGCGCCTCGCCGCCGAGGGGCACCGCATGCGCGTGTACGTGCCCTACGGCGACCAGTGGTACGGCTACTTCATGCGGCGGCTGGCCGAGCGGCCCGCGAACGTGGCGTTCTTCCTGCGCTCGCTGGTCACCACGGGGTAG
- the pruA gene encoding L-glutamate gamma-semialdehyde dehydrogenase: MDAVTAVPAPVNEPVLSYAPGTPERARLQAELVELAKEPVELTLTIGGEQRVGGGERHDVVQPHNHRAVLGTLHGATQQDTRDAIAAAKAAAPEWRAMSFDDRAAILLKAADLLAGPWRAKLNAATMLGQSKTAIQAEIDAACELIDFWRFNVSFGRRLLAEQPQSSPGVWNRTDHRPLEGFVYAITPFNFTAIAANLPTAPALMGNVVLWKPSPTQSFAAHLTMRLLEEAGLPPGVINLLPGDGLAVSEVALADPDLAGIHFTGSTRTFQHLWGRVGANIAGYRAYPRVVGETGGKDFVLAHPSADVEVLRTALVRGAFEYQGQKCSAASRAYVPRSVWNRLEDDFLAEVESLTMGDVTDFSHFMGAVIDRRSFDKLSGVLESARRDPKLEVVAGGTADDTDGFFVRPTVLLGSDPGHEVFTTEYFGPVLAVHVYDDADYDTVVRQMENAAPYALTGSIIAQDRRAIVKAQEELRFAAGNFYVNDKPTGAVVGQQPFGGGRASGTNDKAGSIHNLLRWVSPRSIKETFTPPTSYRYPHQG; this comes from the coding sequence GTGGATGCCGTGACCGCGGTCCCCGCGCCGGTGAACGAGCCAGTCCTCAGCTACGCCCCCGGCACCCCGGAGCGGGCGCGGCTGCAGGCTGAACTGGTCGAGCTGGCCAAGGAGCCCGTCGAACTGACCCTGACCATCGGGGGTGAGCAGCGCGTCGGCGGCGGTGAGCGCCACGACGTGGTGCAGCCGCACAACCACCGGGCCGTGCTGGGCACGCTGCACGGCGCCACGCAGCAGGACACCCGCGACGCCATCGCCGCCGCCAAGGCCGCCGCGCCCGAGTGGCGCGCCATGTCCTTCGACGACCGGGCCGCCATCCTGCTCAAGGCCGCCGACCTGCTGGCCGGCCCGTGGCGCGCGAAGCTCAACGCCGCCACCATGCTCGGCCAGTCCAAGACCGCGATCCAGGCCGAGATCGACGCCGCGTGCGAGCTGATCGACTTCTGGCGCTTCAACGTCTCCTTCGGCCGCCGGCTGCTGGCCGAGCAGCCGCAGTCCTCCCCCGGCGTGTGGAACCGCACGGACCACCGCCCGCTGGAGGGCTTCGTCTACGCGATCACCCCGTTCAACTTCACCGCCATCGCGGCCAACCTGCCCACCGCGCCCGCCCTCATGGGCAACGTGGTGCTGTGGAAGCCCTCGCCCACCCAGTCCTTCGCCGCGCACCTGACCATGCGGCTGCTGGAGGAGGCGGGCCTGCCGCCGGGCGTGATCAACCTGCTGCCCGGCGACGGCCTGGCCGTGTCCGAGGTGGCGCTGGCCGACCCGGACCTGGCCGGCATCCACTTCACCGGCTCCACCAGGACCTTCCAGCACCTGTGGGGCCGGGTCGGGGCCAACATCGCCGGTTACCGCGCCTACCCGCGCGTCGTCGGCGAGACCGGCGGCAAGGACTTCGTGCTGGCCCACCCGTCGGCCGACGTCGAGGTGCTGCGCACCGCGCTGGTCCGCGGCGCGTTCGAGTACCAGGGCCAGAAGTGCTCGGCCGCGTCCCGCGCCTACGTGCCGCGCTCGGTGTGGAACCGGCTCGAGGACGACTTCCTGGCCGAGGTCGAGTCGCTGACGATGGGCGACGTCACCGACTTCTCCCACTTCATGGGCGCGGTGATCGACCGGCGCTCGTTCGACAAGCTCTCCGGCGTGCTGGAGTCGGCGCGGCGGGACCCGAAGCTGGAGGTCGTGGCCGGCGGCACCGCCGACGACACCGACGGGTTCTTCGTGCGGCCGACCGTGCTGCTGGGCTCCGACCCCGGGCACGAGGTGTTCACCACCGAGTACTTCGGGCCGGTGCTCGCCGTGCACGTGTACGACGACGCCGACTACGACACCGTGGTGCGGCAGATGGAGAACGCCGCGCCCTACGCCCTCACCGGCTCGATCATCGCCCAGGACCGGCGGGCCATCGTCAAGGCGCAGGAGGAGCTGCGGTTCGCCGCGGGCAACTTCTACGTCAACGACAAGCCGACCGGCGCGGTCGTGGGCCAGCAGCCCTTCGGCGGCGGCCGGGCGTCCGGCACCAACGACAAGGCGGGCTCGATCCACAACCTGCTGCGCTGGGTGAGCCCCCGGTCGATCAAGGAGACGTTCACGCCTCCGACCTCCTACCGCTACCCGCACCAGGGGTGA
- a CDS encoding PucR family transcriptional regulator, with protein MSLRQVLMALGDPLVEVQAAPRGLEADVLDVVILDPDDAPDVRPGDLALVVGARGRAALPLVRAAGAGGAAAVAVKVDAPAPVLRQAATDAGVALLAVRPEVRWEHLEALARGVVHNARLTADAGAGEASGDLFGLAQTIASLTGGIVTIEDTASRVLAYSRSSDEVDELRRLSILGRQGPEPYLKMLREWGVYQRLRAGEEVVRIDEHPELGIRRRLAVGVHAGAQPLGAIWVQEGATPLTGQAERALLGAARVTALHLVQRREPAVAFREDLLAALLDGRTDAGSIAEQIGADPDRPAAVVVFALRGQEHADRTEHELRRAEMTSLISVHAAAYRRTALVSQRSGRTYALLPDLPPKAPLLALTREIVVAAGRHTGLRVQAAVGCTVPTVDEVMVSREEADRVLDAMARDLDADVATLADVRSRVLVGETLALLAGHPRVRDPRLAGLDPELARSLLVYLDEFGDVRTAAARLHVHPNTLRYRVRRAAEVGGFDLGDPLFRLFAQLQLRLP; from the coding sequence ATGAGTCTGCGTCAGGTCCTGATGGCGCTCGGTGACCCGCTGGTCGAGGTGCAGGCCGCGCCGCGCGGGCTGGAGGCCGACGTGCTCGACGTGGTGATCCTCGACCCCGACGACGCGCCCGACGTGCGGCCGGGCGACCTCGCGCTGGTCGTCGGCGCCCGCGGCCGCGCGGCGCTGCCGCTGGTCCGGGCGGCGGGGGCCGGGGGAGCGGCGGCGGTGGCGGTCAAGGTCGACGCGCCGGCGCCGGTGCTGCGGCAGGCCGCGACCGACGCGGGGGTGGCCCTGCTGGCGGTCCGGCCCGAGGTCCGGTGGGAGCACCTGGAGGCCCTGGCCCGGGGCGTGGTGCACAACGCCCGGCTGACCGCCGACGCGGGCGCGGGCGAGGCGTCGGGCGACCTGTTCGGCCTGGCCCAGACGATCGCCTCGCTGACCGGCGGCATCGTCACCATCGAGGACACCGCGAGCCGCGTGCTCGCCTACTCCCGCTCCTCCGACGAGGTGGACGAGCTGCGGCGGCTGTCGATCCTGGGCCGCCAGGGGCCCGAGCCGTACCTGAAGATGCTCCGCGAGTGGGGCGTCTACCAGCGGCTGCGCGCCGGCGAGGAGGTCGTGCGCATCGACGAGCACCCGGAGCTGGGCATCCGCCGCCGCCTGGCGGTGGGCGTCCACGCGGGCGCGCAGCCGCTGGGCGCGATCTGGGTGCAGGAGGGCGCCACGCCGCTGACCGGGCAGGCCGAGCGGGCCCTGCTCGGCGCGGCCCGGGTGACCGCGCTGCACCTGGTGCAGCGGCGCGAACCCGCGGTCGCCTTCCGCGAGGACCTGCTCGCCGCGCTGCTCGACGGCCGCACCGACGCCGGGTCGATCGCCGAGCAGATCGGCGCCGACCCGGACCGGCCCGCCGCCGTGGTGGTGTTCGCGCTGCGCGGGCAGGAGCACGCCGACCGCACCGAGCACGAGCTGCGCCGCGCCGAGATGACCAGCCTGATCTCCGTGCACGCCGCCGCCTACCGGCGCACCGCCCTGGTCAGCCAGCGGTCCGGCCGCACCTACGCGCTGCTGCCCGACCTGCCGCCCAAGGCGCCGCTGCTGGCGCTGACCAGGGAGATCGTGGTCGCCGCCGGGCGGCACACGGGCCTGCGGGTGCAGGCCGCGGTCGGCTGCACGGTGCCGACCGTGGACGAGGTGATGGTCTCCCGCGAGGAGGCCGACCGGGTGCTCGACGCGATGGCCCGCGACCTGGACGCCGACGTCGCCACCCTGGCCGACGTGCGCTCGCGCGTGCTGGTCGGCGAGACCCTGGCGCTGCTGGCCGGGCACCCGCGCGTCCGCGACCCCCGGCTGGCCGGGCTCGACCCGGAGCTGGCCCGGTCCCTGCTGGTCTACCTGGACGAGTTCGGCGACGTGCGCACCGCCGCGGCCCGGCTGCACGTGCACCCGAACACCCTGCGGTACCGGGTCCGGCGGGCCGCCGAGGTCGGCGGTTTCGACCTGGGCGACCCGCTGTTCCGGTTGTTCGCGCAGTTGCAACTCAGGCTGCCCTGA
- a CDS encoding fatty acid desaturase family protein, which produces MSTRGSDFAELSRLVKQQGLLDRRIGYYVRYLVAAVGALALLGAALVLIGDSWWQLVVAAALAVVYTQIAFLGHDAGHRQVFADHRANQTTGLLLGNLLIGVGYGWWMGKHNRHHANPNHEDDDPDVDIAVLAFSAEQAERKRGFFRFVVKHQAWLFFPLLLLEGFSLHAISTAAAVRREVKAWRLELALLAVHVVGYLAVVFLVMSPLKAVVFIAVHQGLFGIYMGCSFAPNHKGMPVLQAGHQLDFLRKQVLTSRNVTGGWFTDFLLGGLNYQIEHHLFPSMPRPHLRRAQVLVRDFCLRNSVSYAECGLFTSYGYVLKHLHEAGAELRGTGKLAPAGSR; this is translated from the coding sequence GTGAGCACCCGCGGCAGCGACTTCGCTGAACTCTCCCGGCTGGTCAAGCAGCAAGGTCTGCTCGACCGCCGCATCGGCTACTACGTCCGGTACCTCGTCGCGGCGGTGGGCGCGTTGGCGCTCCTCGGCGCCGCGCTGGTGCTGATCGGCGACTCCTGGTGGCAGCTCGTGGTCGCCGCGGCACTGGCCGTGGTCTACACGCAGATCGCCTTCCTCGGCCACGACGCCGGCCACCGGCAGGTCTTCGCCGACCACCGCGCCAACCAGACGACCGGGCTGCTGCTGGGCAACCTGCTCATCGGCGTCGGCTACGGCTGGTGGATGGGCAAGCACAACCGCCACCACGCCAACCCCAACCACGAGGACGACGACCCGGACGTCGACATCGCGGTGCTGGCGTTCAGCGCCGAGCAGGCCGAGCGCAAGCGCGGCTTCTTCCGGTTCGTGGTCAAGCACCAGGCGTGGCTGTTCTTCCCGCTGCTGCTGCTGGAGGGCTTCAGCCTGCACGCCATCAGCACCGCCGCCGCGGTGCGCCGCGAGGTCAAGGCGTGGCGGCTGGAGCTGGCGCTGCTGGCCGTGCACGTCGTGGGCTACCTGGCGGTGGTGTTCCTGGTGATGTCGCCGCTCAAGGCCGTGGTGTTCATCGCGGTCCACCAGGGCCTGTTCGGCATCTACATGGGCTGCTCCTTCGCGCCCAACCACAAGGGCATGCCGGTGCTCCAGGCGGGCCACCAGCTGGACTTCCTGCGCAAGCAGGTGCTGACCTCGCGCAACGTCACCGGCGGCTGGTTCACCGACTTCCTGCTCGGCGGCCTGAACTACCAGATCGAGCACCACCTGTTCCCCAGCATGCCCAGGCCGCACCTGCGGCGCGCGCAGGTGCTGGTCCGGGACTTCTGCCTGCGCAACTCGGTGTCCTACGCCGAGTGCGGCCTGTTCACCTCGTACGGGTACGTGCTGAAGCACCTGCACGAGGCGGGGGCTGAACTGCGCGGTACAGGAAAGCTCGCTCCAGCAGGGTCCAGGTAG
- a CDS encoding YidC/Oxa1 family membrane protein insertase yields MFHALGSALAGFATPALAIVLFTAAVRLLMHPLSRAAVRGEKARAALAPRLRELHRKHGKDRVKLQEKTLELYRDSGTSLFAGLLPALVQVPFFMVVYRLVTTPNPLLDGTLLGVPLGTHWWGTWAHTPVFAGLFALLTAVAFATSRWQAAVARKTREQGGGGPQPPFARLLRLMPFGTVPIAAALPLAAGVYLLTTTTWTLLERAFLYRAVQPPPRAGASARTRTR; encoded by the coding sequence TTGTTCCACGCCCTGGGCTCAGCCCTGGCCGGGTTCGCCACGCCCGCCCTGGCCATCGTCCTGTTCACCGCGGCCGTCAGGCTGCTGATGCACCCCCTCAGCCGCGCCGCCGTGCGCGGTGAGAAGGCCCGCGCCGCACTGGCGCCCCGACTGCGCGAACTGCACCGCAAGCACGGCAAGGACCGGGTCAAGCTCCAGGAGAAGACCCTGGAGCTGTACCGGGACAGCGGCACGTCGCTGTTCGCGGGGTTGCTGCCCGCGCTGGTGCAGGTGCCGTTCTTCATGGTCGTGTACCGGCTGGTCACCACGCCCAACCCGCTGCTCGACGGCACGCTGCTGGGCGTGCCGCTGGGCACGCACTGGTGGGGCACGTGGGCGCACACGCCGGTGTTCGCCGGGCTGTTCGCCCTGCTGACCGCGGTCGCGTTCGCCACCTCGCGGTGGCAGGCGGCGGTCGCCCGGAAGACCCGGGAACAGGGCGGCGGCGGGCCGCAGCCGCCGTTCGCCCGGCTGCTGCGGCTGATGCCCTTCGGCACCGTGCCGATCGCCGCCGCCCTGCCGCTGGCCGCCGGGGTCTACCTGCTGACCACCACTACCTGGACCCTGCTGGAGCGAGCTTTCCTGTACCGCGCAGTTCAGCCCCCGCCTCGTGCAGGTGCTTCAGCACGTACCCGTACGAGGTGA
- a CDS encoding DUF6412 domain-containing protein: MDRLRLLLAVYLPALYALALLHSPTEVIAAVTAVALVVLLLTAAPVVHAAPAWVRSLSIREKSLRAAFLRLRDPDAAGRPRPRAPGLGR, translated from the coding sequence GTGGACCGGCTGCGGTTGCTGCTCGCGGTGTACCTGCCCGCCCTCTACGCCCTCGCGCTGCTCCACTCCCCGACCGAGGTGATCGCCGCCGTCACGGCGGTGGCGCTGGTCGTGCTGCTGCTCACCGCCGCGCCGGTGGTGCACGCCGCGCCCGCGTGGGTGCGGTCGCTGTCGATCCGCGAGAAGTCGCTGCGCGCCGCGTTCCTGCGGCTGCGCGACCCCGACGCCGCCGGGCGTCCCCGTCCCAGGGCACCGGGACTCGGCCGATAG
- a CDS encoding nucleoside/nucleotide kinase family protein, with protein sequence MKVVPLTPRALVDELVARVDALPRPAWARVLLDGAPPTDPGGLADRLVEPLRAAGRPVLRVSAGDFLRPASVRLEHGHHDPDSFRDSWLDVGGLTREVLDPLDPGGSGRVLPALWNAAADRAHRADYVELGPSGVLLLDGTMLLDKWLPAELSVHLWLSPGALERQMPEQWRWTLPAYASYEPHADVTVRYDHPARPALVGTVD encoded by the coding sequence GTGAAGGTCGTTCCCCTCACCCCGCGGGCGCTGGTGGACGAGCTGGTCGCGCGGGTCGACGCGCTGCCGCGCCCGGCGTGGGCCCGCGTGCTGCTCGACGGCGCGCCGCCGACCGACCCCGGCGGGCTGGCCGACCGCCTGGTGGAGCCGCTGCGCGCGGCGGGCCGCCCGGTGCTGCGCGTGTCGGCCGGCGACTTCCTGCGGCCCGCGTCCGTGCGCCTGGAGCACGGCCACCACGACCCGGACTCGTTCCGCGACTCGTGGCTGGACGTGGGCGGGCTGACCCGCGAGGTGCTGGACCCGCTCGACCCCGGCGGCTCGGGCCGGGTGCTGCCCGCGCTGTGGAACGCGGCGGCGGACCGGGCGCACCGCGCCGACTACGTGGAGCTGGGCCCGTCCGGGGTGCTGCTGCTGGACGGCACGATGCTGCTGGACAAGTGGCTGCCCGCGGAGCTGTCGGTGCACCTGTGGCTGTCGCCGGGCGCGCTGGAGCGGCAGATGCCCGAGCAGTGGCGGTGGACGCTGCCCGCGTACGCCTCCTACGAGCCGCACGCCGACGTGACCGTGCGCTACGACCACCCCGCGCGGCCCGCGCTGGTCGGTACAGTGGACTAG
- a CDS encoding DUF402 domain-containing protein — translation MGHFRPGDTALRREVLHGRPWSVTPTRVVLDEPGLLVVFTAPGTVFGFPEHPWPHHWRTLGRTHWRGTGKLQLHRPGDAYSVDLYWQGEQRRFAGWYLNLQAPFRRTPLGFDTLDHALDYWVPVDGPWEELDRDEFEQQVAEGKYDAAQADAIRAAGKDVEAMLTAGATWWDPAWADWAPDPGWPVPVLPAGWEDYPLP, via the coding sequence ATGGGGCACTTCCGACCGGGGGACACGGCACTGCGGCGCGAGGTGCTGCACGGCAGGCCGTGGTCGGTGACGCCGACCCGGGTCGTGCTCGACGAGCCGGGGCTGCTGGTGGTGTTCACCGCGCCCGGCACGGTGTTCGGGTTCCCGGAGCACCCCTGGCCGCACCACTGGCGGACCCTCGGCCGGACGCACTGGCGCGGCACCGGCAAGCTCCAGCTGCACCGGCCCGGCGACGCCTACTCGGTCGACCTGTACTGGCAGGGCGAGCAGCGCCGGTTCGCCGGCTGGTACCTCAACCTCCAGGCCCCGTTCCGCCGCACCCCGCTCGGCTTCGACACCCTCGACCACGCGCTGGACTACTGGGTCCCGGTCGACGGCCCCTGGGAGGAGCTGGACCGCGACGAGTTCGAGCAGCAGGTCGCCGAGGGCAAGTACGACGCCGCGCAGGCCGACGCGATCCGCGCCGCCGGCAAGGACGTCGAGGCCATGCTGACCGCCGGTGCCACGTGGTGGGACCCGGCGTGGGCGGACTGGGCACCGGACCCCGGCTGGCCGGTGCCCGTGCTGCCCGCCGGCTGGGAGGACTACCCGCTGCCGTGA